From Gammaproteobacteria bacterium, a single genomic window includes:
- the lptD gene encoding LPS assembly protein LptD produces the protein MRTCLLLCFITLGILTNGIAHAQTASAQKKPEVYTDSLDNPSNFSSLGNINIGQYLGWVNDDSINPCGGYYLAQPMLYSGPAVASGANVEDAPVQISAESGQVYFQGKSTLSGNVLVMQPDKQILADTAYVYRSPSGSLKDINMLGNVHIQEPGKLLIADVATVPIQNEAVSHFSLYDVIYRINLRQLQTEPLDNALSESKEKTPTKETGLIAWGYAKQVEQTAPDQLDLRKASYSTCPPEDKTCAWHLTSNDLHLDKTEGRGTAYNSTLWLRHLPVMYMPYFSFPLDDRRKSGFLYPSFSSSSTSGFSFVLPYYVNLAPNYDLTLYPNYYSDRGTYLNSDFRYLTRSSSGDIDFGILPHDEAFGQFQQDARTEYAPGDQLNELESDSDTRTNFHWLDNTTFNDNWTGHVDYNYVSDDYFLDDVSQSMSQPDNDQLLQQANVNYYSEYWSFQGLLKNYQTLHPIDQDTIYNQYARLPELDFNSDFPDQIPGVDYGLASQFTYFYMAANPDETTQPTTGYRFNMRPGINLPNERPYGYITPGLQVDSTSYQLSHPEEGAPTDPTRVLPMFDIDSGLYFDKDTTVWGNSYTQTLEPRVYYLFVPYENQDDLPDFDSTLYTLTYDQLFENNRFSSVDRIGDANQVSYGATTRYIDQISGTEKMNFSMGEILYFQDRQVSLCDTEACNEQDTETFSPVVAQTNYFFSEHWSFSGDTSYDTSQKNFQNASTTLHYKQDERRVINLGYSYVGEGELYTDQYDDDTNLVNLSQIHASYAWPLVAQWNTLGSVDWDTSYTNGVSFMFGAEYSSCCWGISFMVNQELTGVSNGQNEYERVYYVQFVLKGLGEVNSRDSSSLVAQNIANYQDNFLQVF, from the coding sequence ATGCGCACTTGTTTATTACTATGTTTTATTACTCTCGGGATTTTGACTAACGGTATTGCGCACGCGCAAACCGCCTCAGCGCAAAAAAAGCCCGAAGTGTATACAGATAGTCTCGATAATCCGAGCAACTTTTCCAGCTTAGGCAATATCAATATTGGCCAATATTTAGGCTGGGTCAACGATGACTCAATTAACCCCTGCGGAGGCTATTATTTGGCACAACCCATGCTGTATAGCGGGCCAGCTGTAGCCTCTGGCGCAAATGTTGAAGATGCGCCCGTACAAATCAGCGCGGAATCCGGTCAAGTTTATTTTCAAGGAAAATCAACGCTGTCTGGAAATGTCCTTGTCATGCAACCTGATAAACAAATCCTAGCCGATACTGCTTATGTATATCGCAGCCCATCAGGCAGCTTAAAAGACATTAACATGCTAGGAAATGTACATATCCAAGAGCCTGGAAAATTACTGATCGCCGATGTTGCGACTGTACCCATTCAAAATGAAGCTGTTAGTCATTTTTCTCTTTACGATGTAATTTATCGGATTAACTTGCGACAGTTACAAACAGAACCTCTCGATAATGCGCTGTCTGAATCAAAAGAAAAGACGCCAACTAAAGAAACAGGACTGATTGCTTGGGGATACGCCAAACAAGTCGAACAAACGGCGCCTGACCAACTCGATTTACGAAAAGCCAGCTATTCGACATGTCCGCCTGAAGATAAAACCTGCGCCTGGCATTTGACCTCAAACGATCTGCATCTCGACAAAACCGAAGGCCGCGGCACAGCTTACAACTCAACATTATGGCTGCGGCACTTACCTGTTATGTATATGCCTTATTTTAGCTTCCCTTTAGATGACCGAAGAAAATCCGGATTTTTATATCCTTCGTTTTCAAGTTCTTCCACAAGCGGTTTCTCATTTGTACTGCCGTACTATGTCAACCTAGCACCTAATTATGATTTAACTTTATATCCAAACTATTATTCTGACCGCGGCACGTATTTAAATTCAGATTTTCGTTATTTAACTCGAAGTAGTTCTGGAGATATAGATTTTGGCATCTTGCCTCATGACGAAGCATTTGGACAATTTCAACAAGATGCTAGAACAGAATACGCTCCTGGAGATCAACTAAATGAATTAGAAAGCGACAGTGATACGCGAACTAATTTTCACTGGTTAGATAACACGACGTTCAATGACAATTGGACTGGTCACGTTGATTACAATTATGTCAGTGATGATTATTTTTTAGACGATGTTTCTCAAAGCATGAGTCAACCGGATAACGATCAACTCTTGCAACAAGCAAACGTGAATTACTACAGTGAGTACTGGTCTTTCCAAGGCTTATTGAAAAACTACCAAACGTTACACCCAATTGATCAAGATACTATTTATAATCAATATGCACGCTTGCCTGAGTTAGATTTCAACAGTGATTTCCCTGATCAAATTCCAGGTGTGGATTACGGCCTGGCATCGCAATTCACCTATTTTTATATGGCTGCTAATCCCGATGAAACCACTCAACCAACCACTGGATATCGATTTAATATGCGCCCCGGAATCAACCTTCCTAATGAACGACCTTATGGTTACATCACCCCTGGTTTACAAGTAGATTCGACAAGTTATCAACTTTCACACCCTGAAGAGGGTGCGCCGACCGATCCAACTCGCGTTCTACCAATGTTTGATATCGATAGTGGACTTTATTTTGATAAAGATACCACCGTTTGGGGAAACTCTTACACACAAACCTTAGAACCGCGTGTTTATTACCTATTTGTCCCTTACGAAAATCAAGATGATCTACCCGATTTTGACTCAACATTATACACCTTAACCTATGATCAGCTTTTCGAAAATAATCGCTTTAGCAGCGTGGACCGTATTGGGGATGCCAACCAAGTCTCTTATGGCGCAACAACGCGTTATATCGATCAAATTTCTGGAACAGAAAAAATGAACTTCAGCATGGGGGAGATTTTATATTTTCAAGATCGCCAAGTCAGTTTGTGCGATACAGAGGCTTGTAACGAGCAAGATACTGAAACTTTTTCACCCGTGGTGGCACAAACTAACTATTTTTTCTCAGAGCATTGGTCATTTTCTGGTGACACCTCTTACGACACGAGTCAGAAAAACTTTCAAAACGCTTCGACAACATTACATTACAAGCAAGATGAACGCAGGGTTATCAATCTCGGATATTCTTACGTCGGAGAGGGTGAACTTTACACTGATCAATATGACGACGACACCAATCTTGTTAATTTAAGCCAAATTCACGCTTCTTACGCCTGGCCGTTGGTCGCACAATGGAATACATTAGGCAGTGTAGACTGGGACACGAGTTATACAAATGGTGTTTCTTTTATGTTTGGTGCAGAATATAGCAGTTGCTG